The Rhodanobacteraceae bacterium genomic sequence GGCGCCGGCAAGTTCGGCGCCGTCGAGCGGCGCACCGTCGTCGCATTGATTTTGCTTTCGTGAATAGTCCGGCACATGGATGCGCCGGGTGTTTCTCGGGGACGAGTTTGAACAAAAGTCGCGCACATGGATGTGCGCGGTGGTTCTCAGGGACGAGCACCCTTGCCCAGGTGGCGGAATTGGTAGACGCACTACCTTGAGGTGGTAGCGACGCAAGTCGTGGGGGTTCGAGTCCCCCCTTGGGCACCAACTTTTCGATGTTGTACATTCAACCCCGCTCCGGCGGGGTTTTTGTTGCGCGCAACGCCCTGCGCGCCGTGCATCATCCGATGCCATCCATCCGCGATCACGAATGCGTGATTGCGGCACGCGCCAGCGCATGAGAAAATCCCGTAGCTCACGCGGACCGATGACATGCTTGCTGGCTACTGGCCCATCCTCCTGTTCCTGATCGTCGCCGGCGGCATCGGCGTCGCGTTGATCGTGATCGGCTGGATCGCCGGCCCGCGCCGCCCGAGCGCCGAGAAGTACTCGCCCTACGAGTGCGGCTTCGAGGCCTTCGAGGGCGCGCGCATGAAGTTCGACGTGCGCTATTACCTGATCGCGATCCTGTTCATCCTGTTCGACCTGGAAATCGCGTTCCTGTTTCCGTGGGCCACGGTGTTCTCGAAGATCGGCATCGTCGCGCTGGTCGAGATGTTCATGTTCCTGCTGCTGCTGGTCGTCGGCTACATCTACGTGTGGAAGAAGGGTGCATTGGAATGGGACTGATCTCCACCATCGACAAGTCCATGCACAACCCGGTGCCGATCGGGAAGGTGGACGACATCCTGCGTCCGGAAGCCGACAATCCCATCGTGCAGCGCGGTTTCGGCGTGACCACGGTGGATGCGCTGTTCAACTGGGCGCGCACGGGTTCGATGTGGCCGATGACGTTCGGGCTTGCCTGCTGCGCGGTGGAGATGATGCACGCGGGCGCGTCGCGCCTGGACCTCGACCGCTACGGCGTGATCTTCCGCCCGTCGCCGCGCCAGTCCGACGTGATGATCGTCGCCGGCACGCTGGTCAACAAGATGGCGCCGGCGCTGCGCAAGGTCTATGACCAGATGCCCGAGCCCAAGTGGGTGATCTCGATGGGCAGTTGCGCGAACGGCGGCGGTTATTACCACTATTCGTATTCGGTGGTGCGCGGCTGCGACCGCATCGTGCCGGTGGACGTGTACGTGCCGGGCTGTCCGCCGACCGCCGAGGCGCTGGTTTACGGGATTCTGCAGTTGCAGAAGAAGATCCGCCGCACCAACACGATCGCGCGCTGACCGACCATGGCCCAGACCACCCCCGAACAACTGGTCGAACGACTGCGCGCACGCTTCGGCGAGCGCATCGACAACGTCGATGTTTCGCACGGGCAAACCACGATCGAGGTCACGCCGGCGCATCTGCTCGAAGTGTGCACCGCGCTGCGCGATGAGGCGGATTTCCGTTTCGAGCAACTTTCCGACTTGTGCGGCGTGGATTTCCTGGGTTTCGGCGAGGACGAGATTCCCGCTTCGGACACCGCGACTTCGCAGGGCTTCGGCCGCGGCGTCACCGGCACCAGTTCACCCGGCCGCTTCGACTGGGAGCACCGGCCGCGGCACCCGCAGTTCCTGCGCCGCTTCGCCTCGGTGGTGCACCTGATTTCCTACGTGCACAACATCCGCCTGCGGGTGCGCTGCTTCGCTCCCGAAGACGCGCTGCCGGTGGTTCCGACCCTCACCGGCGTGTGGCCGTCCGCCAACTGGTACGAGCGCGAGTCGTTCGACCTGTACGGCATCGTGTACGAAGGCCATCCGGACCTGCGCCGCATCCTCACCGACTACGGTTTCGTCGGGCATCCGTTTCGCAAGGATTTCCCGCTGATCGGCAATGTCGAGGTGCGTTATGACCCCGAGGCCAAGCGCGTGGTGTACGAACCCGTGACCTCGGTGACGCCGCGCCTGACCGTGGCGCGCGTGGTGCGCGAGGACTCGCGCTGGAAGACCACGCACGAGGAAGCCGCCGACGACTGGAAGGACAACTGAGATGGCGGACACCGGCGAAATCCGCAGCTACACGATGAACTTCGGTCCGCAGCACCCGGCCGCGCACGGCGTGCTGCGCCTGGTGATGGAGATGGAAGGCGAGACCATCCTGCGCATCGATCCGCACATCGGCCTGTTGCATCGCGGCACCGAGAAACTCGCCGAGTCCAAGCCGTACAACCATTCGATCGGCTACATGGACCGGCTCGACTACGTGTCGATGATGTGCAACGAGCACGCCTACGTGCGCGCGATCGAGCAGTTGATGGGCATCGAGCCGCCCGAACGCGCGCAGTGGATCCGCACGCTGTTCGACGAAGTCACGCGCATCCTCAACCATTTGATGTGGATCGGTTCCAACGCGCTCGACCTCGGCGCGATGGCGGTGTTCCTGTACGCGTTCCGCGAACGCGAGGAACTGATGGACTGCTACGAGGCGGTGTCGGGCACGCGCATGCACGCCACGTATTACCGTCCCGGCGGCGTGTACCGCGACCTGCCCGCGAAGATGATCCAGTACAAGGAATCGCCCTGGCACAAGGGCAAGGATCTCGCGCGCATGAATGCGTGGCGCGAAGGTTCGATGCTGGATTTCCTGGAAGCCTTCGCCAGGGATTTCCAGCACAAGGTCGACGAGTACGAGGAACTGCTCACCGACAACCGCATCTGGAAGCAGCGCACCGTCGACATCGGCATCGTTTCCCCCGAGCAGGCGTATGCGCTCGGCATGACCGGCCCGATGCTGCGCGCCTCCGGCATCGAGTGGGACCTGCGCAAGAAGCAGCCGTACGCGAAATACGCGGAAGTCGATTTCGACATTCCGGTCGGCACCCACGGCGATTGCTACGACCGTTACCTGGTGCGCGTCAACGAGATGCGCCAGTCGGGGCGGATCATCCTGCAGTGCGTG encodes the following:
- a CDS encoding NADH ubiquinone oxidoreductase chain A encodes the protein MLAGYWPILLFLIVAGGIGVALIVIGWIAGPRRPSAEKYSPYECGFEAFEGARMKFDVRYYLIAILFILFDLEIAFLFPWATVFSKIGIVALVEMFMFLLLLVVGYIYVWKKGALEWD
- a CDS encoding NADH-ubiquinone oxidoreductase chain C, whose product is MAQTTPEQLVERLRARFGERIDNVDVSHGQTTIEVTPAHLLEVCTALRDEADFRFEQLSDLCGVDFLGFGEDEIPASDTATSQGFGRGVTGTSSPGRFDWEHRPRHPQFLRRFASVVHLISYVHNIRLRVRCFAPEDALPVVPTLTGVWPSANWYERESFDLYGIVYEGHPDLRRILTDYGFVGHPFRKDFPLIGNVEVRYDPEAKRVVYEPVTSVTPRLTVARVVREDSRWKTTHEEAADDWKDN
- a CDS encoding NADH-ubiquinone oxidoreductase chain D — its product is MADTGEIRSYTMNFGPQHPAAHGVLRLVMEMEGETILRIDPHIGLLHRGTEKLAESKPYNHSIGYMDRLDYVSMMCNEHAYVRAIEQLMGIEPPERAQWIRTLFDEVTRILNHLMWIGSNALDLGAMAVFLYAFREREELMDCYEAVSGTRMHATYYRPGGVYRDLPAKMIQYKESPWHKGKDLARMNAWREGSMLDFLEAFARDFQHKVDEYEELLTDNRIWKQRTVDIGIVSPEQAYALGMTGPMLRASGIEWDLRKKQPYAKYAEVDFDIPVGTHGDCYDRYLVRVNEMRQSGRIILQCVDWLKKNPGPVITDNYKVAPPKREDMKESMEALIHWFKLFTEGYSVPAGETYAAVEAPKGEFGCYMVSDGANKPFRVHLRAPGFAHLSSIDEITRGHMLPDVVAMIGTYDLVFGEVDR
- a CDS encoding NADH-ubiquinone oxidoreductase chain B; the protein is MGLISTIDKSMHNPVPIGKVDDILRPEADNPIVQRGFGVTTVDALFNWARTGSMWPMTFGLACCAVEMMHAGASRLDLDRYGVIFRPSPRQSDVMIVAGTLVNKMAPALRKVYDQMPEPKWVISMGSCANGGGYYHYSYSVVRGCDRIVPVDVYVPGCPPTAEALVYGILQLQKKIRRTNTIAR